The Thermocrinis ruber genomic sequence ACATGAACCTACAGCCCTCTGAGGGGCTTTTGCTAATTACTGATGACACAAAAGACTATTTGGCGGACTTACTTTTGGAATTTTACAATGTGGGCAGTGGGCTTGCCAAGTGGGTAAAGAAGGTCTGCTATACTAGCCTGGGCGAACATGGGAAGGAACCTCCGGAAGAGGTTTGGAGAGAAACCTTTGGAGATAAAGCGGTTGATGTGCTAAAGGAAGCTGGACTTTTTGAGAAGGTTCTGAACAAGGAAAATTACTCAGAAGAAGAAGTGGTAAACATACTTAGAAGCTACGCAGAAGAGGTTCCAAACGTGGTTGTGGCCTTTCCATATTATTCCACTACTCATACCTTTTATAGAAAGGTTCTTACCAAGCATTTTGGGGTAAGGTATGCGTCCATGCCACTTTTTGAACCGGATATGTTCTATGGTCCTATGGACGTGGATTGGGTGGAAGTTAGTAAGGTGAGCGAAGAGGTGGCGGACATTCTTACCGAGGGTGAGTGGGTAGATATAAAAGCAGAAGGGACAAAGTTTGAGTTTTCAATAAAGGGAAGGCAGGGCATACCGGATACGGGGCTGTTTCATAAACCGGGAGATTACGGAAACCTTCCCGCAGGAGAATCCTTTATAGCACCCTTGGAGGATTCCGCCTTTGGTAGTATGACTATCCTTTATGGCCCTGATAGAAAACTGAATGAACCAATAACCTTTAAGTTCAAAGATGGTGCGGTGGATAGCATTGAGGGCTTTGACCCTTATGTTCGTTATTTAGAGGAAGTTTTCAAAAAACATGAAAAAGCTAGGTTTATCGCAGAGTTTGGTGTTGGGACAAACCCGAAGGCTAAAAATCCAGAAAACATTTTAGAGTGTGAGAAGATAAAGGGCACCATTCACATAGCCATAGGGGATAACCATACTTTTGGTGGGACAAACAAAGTTCCCTTTCATACAGATTATGTGATATTTGAACCGACAGTATTAATAGGAGGAAGAGGATGGCAAAAGTTACTTCTGGAGAAGGGAAGGCTCAAACTTTAAAAAAACTTCACCTTTTTGAGGACCTTTCTGAGGAAGAGCTTGCGCATGCTGTTCAATATATGCAGGAGAGGACCTTCAAGAAGGGAGAGTATCTCTTCTTTGAGGAAGAAGGGGAGCCCGGCATATACATACTTTTGGACGGTCTAATAAAGCTTCTCAAAGAAACCCACGACGCAAAGATCGTTATAGTACGTCTTGTTTATCCAGGGGATATATTCGGATGGATAGAGTGGGGCAAAAAAGTGCCCAAAAATACTTATACTGCAAGGGCTATCACAGACTCCATAACCCTTTACATATCCAACAAAGACTTTATAAACCTTGCCATAAAGCATCCAGCTATTGCCATAAAGATGACCTGTGAGGCTACCGCCATCCTTTTACACGCTTACGACACTTTAAAGAGCATAGCGGGTGGAAAGGTGGAGGAGAGAATAGCACGGGTGCTTTTGGAAATAGCAGACCGTATAGGTAAAAAGCATAAAGACGCCATAATAATAGACGCACCTTTGACCAGAAACGATATAGCGGAAATGACTGGCACAACAGTGGAAACTGCCATAAGAGTTATGAGCAAATGGAAAAAGATGGGAATTATAAACACAGATAGGGGATATATAGAAATACTAAAGCGCAAGGAGTTGGAAAAACTGGCAGTTTGATTTAAAATTTTTATGCCCTTAAAAAAGCGTAGGAGGAGGCTGTATGAACGTAGAGTTTATTGGGAAGGCTGTGGAATGGACCGATGCAATGAAGAGTTTTGTGGAGGGTAAGCTTGAAAGATTTTCAAGGCTTTTGAAAGAGGCGGAGGAGGACCAAGTGGAGGTGGTTGTAACGCTCTCTACCTCTAAGGCAAAGCACAAAGATTACGCTGGTGAGAGCAGACCAACGGTTTTTAGGGTTGATTTAGATATCTATTTGAAGACCTCTGGTGGTGGAGTAATACACGCGTGGGAAGAGGATGTGGATGTTTTTTCTGCCTTGGACAAAGTCCTTGATGAGGTAGAAAGACAGCTTATAAAGCTAAAGCAAAGAAGGTTGGAACAAAGAAGAATAGGGCACAAGATAAAGGAAGAATTAATTAGCTCTATAACTGCACCCTCAAGAGAGGTAGAAAGAGAAGGACCCACGATAATTGAAGAGGAACTCGTGATAGATAAACCTATGAGTGTGGAGGATGCGATCTTTGAACTTCAGGAGAGTGGAGTTTTCTTTTTGCCCTTTGTGGATGCAAAGACCGGTGAGCTTAAGATAGCTTACAGAAAAAGGTCAGGAAGTTTTGGAATAATAAATACAAAGTGTAAGGGGGCATAAAAGCCCCCTGTTTTACTTATTTATGGGCAAACTTCCCTTTCTTCTGTCTTTACTAGCTTACCGTCTTGATAGTAGTGTGTTTTCACTATTCTGCAATTTCCTCTGCTTGCTACCGGCTCAGCATACACCCTTTGTCTTCCGTCCTCAGACCTGTACTCTACTGGTCTGTTAGCCATCGCCGCTTCCCTTGCAGCCCTTTGGGCTATCTCTGTTACAGTTCCACCCAATACAGCACCCAGCGCACCACCAATAACCGCTCCTCTCCACCTGTTTTCTTTGTCTAAGAGGGCACCTGCTGCTGCACCAACTGCTCCACCTATAGCTGCACCTTCATAGGTTCTTTGAGAGCTTACTTGACCGCAGGATATCACTCCTGCGGAGAAAACAGCAAACGCTAAAAGCATTGCTACTTTTCTCATGGCTTCACCTCC encodes the following:
- a CDS encoding aminopeptidase, giving the protein MFERHIERLYLINMNLQPSEGLLLITDDTKDYLADLLLEFYNVGSGLAKWVKKVCYTSLGEHGKEPPEEVWRETFGDKAVDVLKEAGLFEKVLNKENYSEEEVVNILRSYAEEVPNVVVAFPYYSTTHTFYRKVLTKHFGVRYASMPLFEPDMFYGPMDVDWVEVSKVSEEVADILTEGEWVDIKAEGTKFEFSIKGRQGIPDTGLFHKPGDYGNLPAGESFIAPLEDSAFGSMTILYGPDRKLNEPITFKFKDGAVDSIEGFDPYVRYLEEVFKKHEKARFIAEFGVGTNPKAKNPENILECEKIKGTIHIAIGDNHTFGGTNKVPFHTDYVIFEPTVLIGGRGWQKLLLEKGRLKL
- a CDS encoding Crp/Fnr family transcriptional regulator translates to MAKVTSGEGKAQTLKKLHLFEDLSEEELAHAVQYMQERTFKKGEYLFFEEEGEPGIYILLDGLIKLLKETHDAKIVIVRLVYPGDIFGWIEWGKKVPKNTYTARAITDSITLYISNKDFINLAIKHPAIAIKMTCEATAILLHAYDTLKSIAGGKVEERIARVLLEIADRIGKKHKDAIIIDAPLTRNDIAEMTGTTVETAIRVMSKWKKMGIINTDRGYIEILKRKELEKLAV
- the hpf gene encoding ribosome hibernation-promoting factor, HPF/YfiA family — translated: MNVEFIGKAVEWTDAMKSFVEGKLERFSRLLKEAEEDQVEVVVTLSTSKAKHKDYAGESRPTVFRVDLDIYLKTSGGGVIHAWEEDVDVFSALDKVLDEVERQLIKLKQRRLEQRRIGHKIKEELISSITAPSREVEREGPTIIEEELVIDKPMSVEDAIFELQESGVFFLPFVDAKTGELKIAYRKRSGSFGIINTKCKGA
- a CDS encoding YMGG-like glycine zipper-containing protein: MRKVAMLLAFAVFSAGVISCGQVSSQRTYEGAAIGGAVGAAAGALLDKENRWRGAVIGGALGAVLGGTVTEIAQRAAREAAMANRPVEYRSEDGRQRVYAEPVASRGNCRIVKTHYYQDGKLVKTEEREVCP